A genomic region of Thermostichus vulcanus str. 'Rupite' contains the following coding sequences:
- a CDS encoding AMMECR1 domain-containing protein encodes MVPIFKPPFTTIRWLLGGLCVLLALGLGLLTGSRPGISEETALVSLTLPPDVDLPVDASQLSSRPHQQPLPETLPALARQAIAHYFATGQLLPTPEGIPPHWRRSAGVFVTVSTHRQPRGCWGSLQPSSRDLATATIRAAVGAVSRDWRYVPLRAGELETASIQVAIVRRVVPIVSVEGVDPTRMGLFIRSGTQGAVLLPGEALTPEWQLATARRWAGIPAEQPVELFRVEADLLHEF; translated from the coding sequence CGATTCGCTGGCTGTTGGGCGGCCTGTGTGTGCTCTTGGCTTTGGGGTTAGGGCTGTTAACCGGATCCCGGCCAGGGATTTCAGAGGAGACGGCCCTTGTCTCTCTGACTTTGCCGCCGGATGTGGATTTGCCGGTTGATGCCTCGCAGCTCTCCTCCCGCCCCCACCAACAACCTCTTCCTGAGACCCTACCGGCGCTGGCCCGGCAAGCGATCGCCCACTACTTCGCCACCGGCCAACTGCTGCCTACTCCGGAGGGGATCCCACCCCATTGGCGGCGCTCTGCCGGAGTCTTTGTAACCGTCAGTACCCACCGGCAACCGCGCGGCTGTTGGGGCAGTTTGCAGCCCAGCAGTAGAGACTTGGCTACCGCCACGATCCGGGCGGCGGTGGGGGCCGTAAGTCGAGATTGGCGCTATGTGCCCTTGCGAGCGGGGGAGTTGGAGACAGCTTCGATTCAGGTGGCTATAGTGCGGCGGGTGGTGCCCATTGTCTCGGTGGAGGGAGTGGATCCCACCCGCATGGGCCTGTTTATCCGTTCCGGAACCCAAGGGGCGGTGTTGCTGCCGGGGGAGGCCCTGACCCCAGAGTGGCAACTGGCCACAGCCAGACGCTGGGCCGGGATCCCTGCCGAGCAACCGGTGGAACTGTTTCGGGTGGAGGCGGATCTGCTGCATGAGTTTTGA
- a CDS encoding pantothenate kinase codes for MSFEGGTDGWLAAVLGNTHVRWGWFQGQTLVGVECFPAQQGLSWPEDTEIWLAQVGSTPLPTGLVHPVQLQDIPLQKLYPSLGLDRALALWAAGIHYGWPCLVIDAGTALTLTGADGAGSLVGGAILPGLGLQARSLREHTARLPQVDWDPDPALPPRWANDTPTAIRSGIVYTLLAGLRDFIADWRQTFAKGPVLLTGGDGEWLYSHLQNRAADPNLRWDPHLVLWGIAQCRRLKHLARNPLRIK; via the coding sequence ATGAGTTTTGAGGGGGGGACAGACGGTTGGTTGGCAGCAGTGCTGGGGAATACCCATGTGCGTTGGGGCTGGTTTCAGGGGCAGACTTTGGTGGGAGTTGAGTGTTTCCCGGCTCAGCAAGGGTTGTCCTGGCCGGAAGATACGGAAATTTGGCTGGCTCAGGTGGGATCCACCCCTTTACCAACGGGGTTGGTGCACCCGGTGCAGTTGCAGGATATCCCTCTGCAAAAGCTCTATCCCAGCTTGGGGTTGGATCGAGCCTTGGCCCTTTGGGCTGCTGGGATCCACTACGGCTGGCCCTGTTTGGTGATTGATGCCGGTACAGCCCTGACCTTGACGGGAGCGGATGGAGCGGGATCCCTGGTGGGAGGGGCAATTTTGCCCGGGCTGGGGTTGCAAGCTCGATCCTTACGGGAGCATACGGCCCGGCTGCCGCAAGTGGACTGGGATCCCGACCCGGCTCTGCCGCCCCGTTGGGCCAACGACACCCCGACTGCCATCCGCAGTGGCATTGTCTATACGCTGCTAGCGGGGTTGCGAGACTTCATCGCCGACTGGCGCCAGACCTTCGCCAAGGGGCCGGTGCTGCTGACCGGCGGAGATGGAGAGTGGCTGTATTCCCATCTCCAAAACCGCGCAGCCGATCCAAACCTGCGTTGGGATCCCCATCTGGTGTTGTGGGGGATCGCCCAGTGCCGTCGGCTGAAACACCTGGCCAGGAACCCGCTGAGGATAAAATAA
- the aroC gene encoding chorismate synthase — protein sequence MANGNCFGVLFSITTYGESHGGAVGVVVDGCPPRLPLTEADIQAELDRRRPGQSHITTPRKEADRCEITAGVFQGLTLGTPIHIMVRNQDARPQDYSEMATTFRPSHADATYQAKYGIRNWQGGGRASARETIGRVAAGAIAKKILRLAAGVEILAYVQRVKDIEAQLDPAQVTPEQVEANIVRCPHPQVAAAMIQAIEAAGREGDSLGGVVECVARHVPRGLGSPVFDKLEADLAKAVMSLPASKGFEIGSGFAGTYLTGKQHNDEFYMTPSGWRTRSNRSGGVQGGIANGEDITLRVAFKPTATIRQAQNTVTLDGEDTVLAARGRHDPCVLPRAVPMVEAMVALVLCDHLLRHQAQCGSLNLPEWEGSRFNASETAQALT from the coding sequence ATGGCCAACGGTAACTGCTTCGGTGTTTTGTTTTCCATAACCACCTACGGCGAATCTCACGGTGGGGCGGTCGGTGTGGTGGTGGATGGATGCCCACCGCGCTTACCCTTGACGGAGGCAGATATTCAAGCGGAACTGGATCGGCGGCGACCGGGCCAAAGCCACATCACCACGCCCCGCAAGGAGGCGGATCGCTGCGAAATTACCGCTGGCGTTTTTCAAGGGCTGACCCTGGGTACGCCGATTCACATCATGGTGCGCAACCAGGATGCTCGCCCGCAGGACTACAGCGAAATGGCAACAACGTTTCGTCCTTCCCATGCCGATGCCACCTATCAAGCCAAATACGGGATCCGCAACTGGCAGGGAGGAGGGCGCGCCTCAGCCCGGGAAACCATTGGTCGGGTGGCAGCAGGAGCGATTGCCAAGAAAATTTTGCGTCTAGCGGCGGGGGTAGAGATCCTGGCCTATGTGCAGCGGGTGAAGGATATAGAGGCCCAACTGGATCCCGCCCAAGTCACCCCAGAACAGGTGGAAGCGAACATTGTCCGCTGTCCGCATCCGCAGGTGGCAGCCGCCATGATCCAGGCCATTGAAGCTGCCGGTCGAGAAGGGGATTCCTTAGGGGGGGTGGTGGAATGTGTGGCGCGTCATGTACCCCGCGGTCTGGGATCCCCGGTGTTTGACAAACTGGAGGCAGACTTGGCCAAGGCGGTGATGTCTCTGCCGGCGAGCAAAGGCTTTGAAATTGGTTCTGGATTTGCCGGCACCTACTTAACAGGCAAGCAGCACAACGACGAGTTTTACATGACCCCTTCCGGGTGGCGCACCCGCAGCAACCGCTCGGGTGGGGTACAGGGGGGGATTGCCAACGGAGAAGACATCACGTTAAGGGTTGCCTTCAAGCCCACAGCCACGATTCGGCAGGCCCAAAACACCGTCACCCTCGACGGAGAAGACACTGTTTTGGCCGCGCGGGGTCGGCATGATCCCTGTGTGTTGCCACGGGCGGTACCGATGGTGGAGGCGATGGTGGCCTTGGTGCTTTGCGATCATCTGCTGCGGCATCAGGCCCAATGTGGATCCCTGAATTTACCAGAATGGGAAGGTTCTCGCTTCAATGC